Proteins encoded together in one Mercenaria mercenaria strain notata chromosome 18, MADL_Memer_1, whole genome shotgun sequence window:
- the LOC123538844 gene encoding uncharacterized protein LOC123538844 isoform X2, translated as MMIPKFVGIVVVFTIISGCTAQPDWVPMGIGSWTSRRIMGGAADYIGLRLVRELYAYKKRNRALYLVTFEGKRQSGVIYECTAKVHEFVPFTPKVLWFRCKPPTY; from the exons ATGATGATCCCAAAGTTTGTTGGCATTGTTGTTGTATTCACCATTATATCGGGTTGTACCGCACAGCCTGACTGGGTTCCGATGGGAATAGGCTCATGGACTTCCCGTCGTATAATGGGCGGTGCTGCCGATTACATAGGTCTCAGACTGGTTCGGGAATTGTATGCTTACAAAAAG AGGAATAGAGCCTTGTATCTAGTTACATTTGAAGGAAAAAGACAATCAGGGGTG ATTTACGAGTGTACAGCGAAGGTGCACGAATTTGTGCCATTCACTCCAAAAGTGTTGTGGTTCAGATGCAAGCCTCCTACATATTAA
- the LOC123538639 gene encoding uncharacterized protein LOC123538639 isoform X1: MKSPKFVGIVVLFAIISGCTAQPDWVPMRIGTRTSWRIMRGAAEYIGLRLVRELYAYQKRHARLYRVTFEGRRPFGMIHTCTAMVHEFVVFRQKVMWYRCSPPVY, encoded by the exons ATGAAGAGCCCAAAGTTTGTTGGCATTGTTGTTTTATTCGCCATTATATCAGGTTGTACCGCACAGCCTGACTGGGTTCCGATGAGAATAGGCACACGGACATCCTGGCGTATAATGAGAGGCGCTGCCGAATACATAGGTCTCAGGCTAGTTCGGGAACTATATGCCTACCAAAAG AGGCATGCGCGCTTGTACAGAGTAACGTTTGAAGGAAGAAGACCTTTTGGCATG ATTCACACGTGTACAGCGATGGTGCATGAGTTTGTTGTATTCCGTCAAAAGGTGATGTGGTATAGATGCTCGCCACCAGTTTATTGA
- the LOC123538639 gene encoding uncharacterized protein LOC123538639 isoform X3 codes for MIPKFVSIVVLFAIISGCCAQHGWVPITINTYTSRRIMDGAADYIGLRLVRELYAYKKRHARLYRVTFEGRRPFGMIHTCTAMVHEFVVFRQKVMWYRCSPPVY; via the exons ATGATCCCAAAGTTTGTTAGCATTGTTGTTTTGTTCGCCATTATATCAGGTTGTTGCGCACAGCATGGCTGGGTTCCGATTACAATAAACACGTATACATCACGTCGTATAATGGACGGTGCTGCCGATTACATAGGTCTCAGGCTAGTTCGGGAATTGTATGCTTACAAAAAG AGGCATGCGCGCTTGTACAGAGTAACGTTTGAAGGAAGAAGACCTTTTGGCATG ATTCACACGTGTACAGCGATGGTGCATGAGTTTGTTGTATTCCGTCAAAAGGTGATGTGGTATAGATGCTCGCCACCAGTTTATTGA
- the LOC123538844 gene encoding uncharacterized protein LOC123538844 isoform X1: protein MINLNFVGVVILFTIISSCTPEPEWDPMTINTFTSRRIMDGAAKCIGLSLVQELYAYKKRNRALYLVTFEGKRQSGVIYECTAKVHEFVPFTPKVLWFRCKPPTY, encoded by the exons ATGATTAACCTAAACTTCGTTGGAGTTGTTATTTTATTTACCATTATATCCAGTTGTACCCCAGAGCCCGAATGGGACCCGATGACCATAAACACGTTTACATCCCGTCGAATAATGGACGGCGCTGCCAAGTGCATTGGTCTTAGTCTAGTTCAGGAATTGTATGCTTACAAAAAG AGGAATAGAGCCTTGTATCTAGTTACATTTGAAGGAAAAAGACAATCAGGGGTG ATTTACGAGTGTACAGCGAAGGTGCACGAATTTGTGCCATTCACTCCAAAAGTGTTGTGGTTCAGATGCAAGCCTCCTACATATTAA
- the LOC123538639 gene encoding uncharacterized protein LOC123538639 isoform X2, with translation MIPKFVSIVVLFAIISGCCAQHGWVPITINTYTSRRIMDGAADYIGLRLVRELYAYKKMHGPMYIVTFEGRRPFGMTHTCTARVHEYVIFQTDVLWNNCWPPVYSRY, from the exons ATGATCCCAAAGTTTGTTAGCATTGTTGTTTTGTTCGCCATTATATCAGGTTGTTGCGCACAGCATGGCTGGGTTCCGATTACAATAAACACGTATACATCACGTCGTATAATGGACGGTGCTGCCGATTACATAGGTCTCAGGCTAGTTCGGGAATTGTATGCTTACAAAAAG ATGCATGGACCCATGTACATAGTAACGTTTGAAGGAAGAAGACCTTTTGGCATG ACACACACGTGTACAGCGCGGGTGCATGAGTATGTTATATTCCAAACAGATGTGTTGTGGAATAATTGCTGGCCACCAGTTTATTCAAGATATTGA